A section of the Flaviflexus equikiangi genome encodes:
- the polA gene encoding DNA polymerase I, whose translation MNQRLLLLDGHSLAFRSFFALPKDAFRTDQGQYTNGIHGFVNTLLKLYADTKPTHVAVAFDLSGGTFRTKEYAAYKGGRADTPEEFKGQIPLIQEVLDALGITWLTLDQYEADDIIATLAERGVKEGMEVVVSSGDKDAYQLVNDRVTLLYPMPRSQMLEMTPEVVKERTGVTPDQYPDLAALVGEKADNLPGVPGVGAKTAQKWIAAYGSLDGIIEHADEIGGKVGASLRENIEQVKLNRKLNHLLRDMPLEVSFDELKPRGVNREAVHQLFDTLDFTSLRPRVLAELPLAEGDTEEAGESMDALEAVMAGPGDIARWLGGRSTQRLGLYILGSGEPARGDVGLLAIADESGQAIVADRADFSEEDEASFVSWIEDAEAPKVIHEAKAAWHAIKGAFNARLVGVDVDTELAAYILHPDQRTYDLADLVARHIGIALPDMEADELDLGLSVGGGAANGPGARAWALLPLATVLSGELAKRDSTELLNSLERPLMTVLARMEDRGIAADVAVLEELRSAFDARVTAAAEAAYAAIGHDVNLSSPKQLQGVLFDELGLPPTRKTKSGYTTNAEALTDLYAQLAFREDDTAVAGREFLGQLLEHRDAIKLKQSVEGLAKSVLSDGRIHTTFQQTVAATGRLSSTEPNLQNIHARTEEGQRIREAFVPGDGYESLMTVDYSQIEMRLMAHQSGDAALIQAFIDGEDLHSYVAGHVYGISPSAVTSAQRNKIKAMSYGLVYGLSAFGLSRQLRIDRSEAQQLMDDYFERFGAVKRYLDSIVAQARKDGYTSTILGRRRYLPDLTSDNRQRREAAERMALNAPIQGSAADIIKIAMLSVDEALTSGSLTSRVLLQVHDELVLEIAPGERDAVRELVETHMGSAVDLSVPLSVGVGVGANWRAAAH comes from the coding sequence GTGAATCAACGACTTCTTCTCCTCGACGGCCATTCCCTCGCCTTCCGCAGCTTCTTTGCGTTGCCGAAGGATGCGTTCCGCACTGACCAGGGTCAATACACGAACGGTATCCACGGTTTCGTCAATACCCTCCTCAAGCTCTATGCGGATACGAAGCCGACCCATGTCGCTGTTGCCTTCGACCTGTCGGGTGGCACGTTCCGGACGAAGGAATACGCGGCCTACAAGGGCGGACGCGCCGACACGCCCGAAGAGTTCAAGGGCCAGATCCCTCTCATCCAGGAAGTCCTCGATGCTCTCGGCATCACGTGGCTCACTCTCGACCAGTACGAGGCGGACGACATTATCGCCACTCTCGCGGAACGCGGCGTCAAGGAGGGGATGGAAGTGGTGGTGTCCTCCGGCGATAAGGATGCCTACCAGCTGGTCAACGATCGGGTGACCCTGCTCTACCCGATGCCGAGATCGCAGATGCTGGAGATGACTCCCGAGGTCGTCAAGGAGCGTACGGGGGTGACCCCCGACCAGTACCCCGATCTCGCGGCGCTCGTGGGGGAGAAGGCCGACAACCTGCCCGGCGTGCCGGGTGTGGGTGCGAAGACGGCACAGAAGTGGATCGCGGCCTACGGCAGTCTCGACGGCATCATCGAGCATGCCGACGAGATCGGGGGCAAGGTCGGTGCCTCCCTCCGCGAGAACATCGAGCAGGTGAAGCTGAACCGGAAGCTCAACCACCTTCTGAGGGACATGCCGCTCGAGGTGTCCTTCGACGAGCTGAAGCCGAGGGGTGTAAATCGGGAAGCCGTTCACCAGCTCTTCGACACCCTCGACTTCACGTCCCTGCGCCCACGCGTACTCGCAGAGCTGCCTCTCGCCGAGGGAGACACCGAGGAGGCAGGGGAGAGCATGGACGCACTCGAGGCGGTCATGGCGGGCCCTGGAGACATCGCAAGGTGGTTGGGGGGCCGCTCAACCCAACGCCTCGGGCTGTACATTCTCGGCAGTGGGGAACCCGCCCGGGGCGACGTTGGGCTCCTCGCCATTGCCGACGAGTCAGGGCAGGCTATTGTCGCCGACCGGGCGGACTTCTCCGAGGAGGACGAGGCGTCCTTCGTCTCCTGGATCGAAGACGCCGAGGCTCCGAAGGTGATCCACGAGGCCAAGGCGGCCTGGCATGCCATCAAGGGTGCGTTCAATGCCCGCCTGGTCGGCGTCGACGTCGATACCGAGCTCGCCGCCTACATCCTCCACCCCGATCAGCGCACCTATGATCTTGCCGATCTTGTCGCCCGCCACATCGGCATCGCCCTGCCGGACATGGAGGCGGACGAGCTCGATCTCGGCCTGTCTGTCGGTGGAGGCGCAGCCAACGGTCCCGGTGCGAGAGCGTGGGCGCTCCTGCCGCTCGCGACGGTGCTGAGCGGCGAACTGGCCAAGCGCGACTCGACGGAACTGCTCAACAGCCTGGAACGGCCGCTCATGACCGTGTTGGCGCGTATGGAGGATCGCGGCATCGCCGCCGACGTCGCCGTTCTCGAGGAGCTGCGATCGGCTTTCGATGCTCGTGTCACCGCGGCTGCGGAGGCGGCATATGCGGCGATCGGCCACGACGTCAATCTCTCCAGCCCCAAGCAGCTTCAGGGCGTCCTCTTCGACGAGCTCGGACTCCCTCCGACGCGGAAGACGAAGTCCGGCTATACGACGAATGCGGAGGCGCTGACGGATCTCTATGCGCAGCTGGCGTTCCGGGAGGACGACACGGCGGTTGCCGGCCGGGAGTTCCTCGGCCAGCTTCTCGAGCATCGTGACGCGATCAAGCTCAAGCAGTCCGTCGAGGGCCTGGCCAAGTCGGTTCTCTCGGACGGTCGGATCCACACGACCTTCCAACAGACGGTTGCGGCCACGGGACGGCTGTCCTCCACCGAGCCGAACCTGCAGAACATCCACGCACGCACGGAAGAGGGCCAGCGCATTCGCGAAGCCTTCGTGCCCGGGGACGGCTACGAATCGCTCATGACGGTCGACTACTCGCAGATCGAGATGAGGCTCATGGCCCATCAATCAGGCGATGCCGCCCTCATCCAGGCCTTTATCGACGGCGAAGATCTCCACTCCTATGTTGCCGGGCACGTGTACGGCATCTCGCCGTCCGCGGTGACATCGGCCCAGCGCAACAAGATCAAGGCCATGAGCTACGGCCTCGTGTATGGTCTGTCCGCCTTTGGGCTCTCCCGCCAGCTCCGCATCGACCGGTCGGAGGCGCAGCAGCTCATGGACGACTATTTCGAGCGTTTCGGCGCGGTCAAGCGCTACCTGGATTCCATCGTCGCCCAGGCCCGCAAGGACGGGTACACGTCCACGATCCTCGGACGGCGCCGCTATCTCCCCGACCTGACGTCCGACAATCGTCAGCGTCGCGAAGCGGCCGAGCGCATGGCACTCAACGCCCCCATTCAGGGCTCCGCGGCCGACATCATCAAGATCGCGATGCTGAGCGTGGACGAGGCGCTCACCTCAGGGTCCTTGACGTCACGCGTGCTCCTCCAGGTGCATGACGAACTGGTCCTCGAGATCGCGCCCGGTGAACGCGATGCTGTCCGTGAGCTCGTCGAAACCCATATGGGTTCCGCCGTCGATCTGTCAGTCCCGCTCTCTGTCGGAGTCGGAGTCGGAGCTAACTGGCGGGCCGCAGCGCACTGA
- a CDS encoding class I SAM-dependent methyltransferase, which yields MEPAFLPARDVTSPHTVAQSWWDRNADEYLRDHPSLGEVKFQWGPEGWTEDDLAMIPRVPGRILEVGAGAAQCSRWLAARGDTVIATDISQGMLNAARLLNKRTGIDVPLVQADITALPFAPESFDTVFTSFGALSFLPDLERAFAEIFRVLVPGGTWVYSVTHPFSWVFPDSPYADDLTVIRPYGREIAYVENDSRGTDYAEFPHTIADHVNALAGTGFRIQSMLEPGWPAGNEGTWGAWGPDRGALLPGTLIVSALRPAS from the coding sequence ATGGAACCAGCTTTTCTCCCCGCCCGTGACGTGACCAGTCCGCACACGGTTGCCCAGTCGTGGTGGGATCGCAATGCTGATGAGTATCTTCGCGACCATCCCTCTCTCGGGGAGGTGAAATTCCAGTGGGGGCCCGAAGGGTGGACAGAGGACGACCTCGCGATGATCCCGCGAGTCCCGGGCAGGATACTCGAGGTCGGTGCCGGTGCCGCCCAATGCTCCCGCTGGCTGGCCGCCCGGGGCGACACCGTGATCGCGACAGATATCTCCCAGGGAATGCTGAACGCTGCGCGTCTGCTCAACAAGCGGACCGGAATCGATGTCCCACTCGTGCAGGCCGACATCACAGCCCTTCCTTTCGCGCCGGAATCCTTCGACACCGTCTTCACGTCGTTCGGGGCTCTGAGCTTCCTCCCCGACCTTGAGCGTGCGTTCGCCGAGATCTTCCGAGTCCTCGTGCCCGGCGGAACCTGGGTGTACTCGGTGACACACCCGTTCTCCTGGGTGTTCCCGGACTCCCCCTACGCGGATGATCTCACCGTGATCCGGCCGTACGGGCGCGAGATCGCCTACGTCGAGAATGATTCTCGCGGGACGGACTATGCCGAGTTCCCGCACACCATCGCTGATCATGTCAATGCCCTGGCTGGGACCGGTTTTCGCATTCAGTCGATGCTGGAACCCGGGTGGCCGGCAGGCAACGAGGGTACGTGGGGCGCGTGGGGGCCGGACCGGGGAGCGTTGCTCCCCGGCACGCTGATCGTCAGTGCGCTGCGGCCCGCCAGTTAG
- a CDS encoding ANTAR domain-containing response regulator, whose translation MVKSEDHSLDDLEILVDEVADDGQERTYRALVVEDEALIRLDIVETLTEAGIEVVGEAGDGETAIEKAKELEPDVVVMDVKMPGMDGITAAEQILANRTCAVVMLTAFSQSELVERARDAGAMAYVVKPFTPADLIPAVEIAVSRFHEIVSLESEVANLTEQFETRKQVDRAKGLLMSKMGLTEPEAFRWIQKTSMDRRLTMREVADAVIDQVGH comes from the coding sequence ATGGTGAAGAGTGAAGATCACTCACTCGACGATCTCGAGATTCTTGTCGACGAGGTTGCTGATGATGGGCAGGAGCGTACCTATCGCGCCCTCGTCGTCGAAGATGAAGCCCTGATCCGACTCGATATCGTCGAGACCCTCACCGAAGCGGGCATCGAGGTTGTCGGAGAGGCCGGAGACGGCGAGACAGCGATCGAGAAGGCCAAGGAGCTGGAACCGGACGTTGTCGTCATGGACGTGAAGATGCCGGGCATGGACGGGATCACCGCCGCCGAGCAGATCCTCGCGAACCGTACGTGTGCCGTTGTCATGCTGACCGCGTTCTCGCAGAGCGAGCTCGTCGAGCGCGCCCGCGATGCTGGTGCGATGGCTTACGTCGTCAAACCATTCACCCCTGCCGATCTCATCCCCGCGGTCGAGATCGCCGTGTCACGCTTCCACGAGATCGTCTCCCTGGAGAGCGAGGTCGCGAACCTGACGGAACAGTTCGAGACGCGCAAGCAGGTGGACCGGGCCAAGGGGCTCCTCATGTCGAAGATGGGACTGACGGAGCCCGAGGCCTTCAGGTGGATCCAGAAGACGTCCATGGATCGCCGTCTGACGATGAGGGAGGTTGCCGACGCGGTCATCGACCAGGTCGGCCACTGA
- a CDS encoding PaaI family thioesterase, whose product MNTHLKLGGGALAEKLGLTITHVGDGTMEGTLPVEGNTQPYGLLHGGMNGFLVEHLASGIAMMHCPPDLAPVGTDLHVSHVSPATTDSVRAVGSVVSKSAGTIWVKVEIYSGERLTAFGSLTVRFVKPRL is encoded by the coding sequence ATGAACACTCACCTGAAACTCGGCGGCGGCGCTCTTGCCGAGAAACTCGGACTCACCATTACGCACGTCGGAGACGGCACGATGGAGGGCACGCTGCCAGTCGAGGGCAACACTCAGCCCTATGGTCTTCTGCATGGGGGGATGAACGGCTTCCTCGTCGAACATCTCGCCTCCGGCATCGCGATGATGCACTGCCCGCCCGACCTCGCTCCTGTCGGCACCGATCTGCACGTCTCGCACGTGTCCCCGGCGACAACGGACTCGGTGCGAGCCGTGGGCTCGGTCGTGTCGAAGTCGGCGGGGACAATATGGGTCAAGGTCGAGATCTACTCGGGAGAGCGCCTGACCGCATTCGGTTCTTTGACCGTCCGGTTCGTGAAACCGCGACTCTGA